One genomic region from Rosa rugosa chromosome 1, drRosRugo1.1, whole genome shotgun sequence encodes:
- the LOC133741714 gene encoding zinc finger CCCH domain-containing protein 62-like, translated as MASVTQQSKHHQYLEKGEDFSESGGSDPGYDSDDSVEDPSYSTLEETHAHFSNLSINSKSKARMVEVLDLESDLDGEEVVVPELNQNDAKSYEHVQKMIQDEQIGKLKVEQCKLYLRKNGLRLTGNKDTLIQRIKEHLEILNGGGEKKYPASSFVLNCKGDACTGDVVMFEQNVYEMFDIASRSGRGPPCGTRIVAGRIVKESYGAAKQQHTFTIEVFWSKGVKPLPPLHPLLIKGRNLYRLKTGRQRWEDEGERQKALMEKHSRGSLARSDREAQVQEKEMRKTLKTNRISRKEQKNNQSQLNSASTFKSSVQPHQSCPLVYPAMLHQSFGPGNTKMGPQQLRLSTDSTKAAAQTHHSQKPATQPQDAQSGLLIVDCGKVTTQPQMKNNTVMQDRHFNQASQHLKLSNYDTVMELHSYSEFMGLPPPPKKTYQKQSLTSVKHSLPTSPRRQKQICRHYAQGRCYYGDNCKFSHELRELQ; from the exons ATGGCTTCTGTCACCCAGCAATCCAAACATCATCAATATCTTGAAAAGGGTGAAGATTTCTCCGAAAGCGGAGGGTCCGACCCGGGATACGATTCCGATGATTCGGTTGAGGACCCGAGTTACAGCACTCTTGAAGAAACCCATGCCCACTTCTCAAACCTCTCCATCAACAGTAAATCCAAGGCCCG TATGGTGGAGGTTCTTGATCTTGAATCAGACCTTGATGGGGAGGAGGTGGTTGTGCCGGAGCTTAATCAGAATGATGCTAAAAGCTATGAACATGTCCAAAAGATGATTCAAG ACGAACAGATTGGTAAACTGAAAGTGGAGCAATGTAAGCTCTACTTGAGGAAAAATGGGTTGAGACTGACTGGCAATAAGGACACTCTCATTCAGCGGATTAAGGAGCATCTAGA GATTTTGAATGGTGGAGGTGAGAAGAAGTACCCTGCATCTAGCTTTGTTTTGAATTGCAAAG GTGATGCATGCACCGGCGATGTTGTCATGTTTGAACAAAATGTTTATGAAAT GTTTGACATAGCATCCAGGAGTGGAAGAGGCCCTCCATGTGGCACAAGGATTGTCGCAGGCCGGATTGTGAAAGAAAGCTATGGTGCTGCCAAACAGCAGCACACATTTACA ATTGAAGTATTCTGGAGCAAGGGGGTGAAACCACTCCCTCCACTTCATCCCCTCCTAATCAAGGGTCGGAATCTTTACCGGTTGAAAACCGGAAGACAG AGGTGGGAAGATGAAGGGGAGAGGCAGAAAGCTTTGATGGAAAAGCACTCAAGGGGATCTCTTGCTAGGTCTGACAGAGAAGCACAGGTACAAGAGAAGGAAATGAGAAAAACTCTGAAGACAAATAG GATTTCAAGAAAGGAGCAAAAAAACAATCAGTCTCAGTTGAACTCAGCCTCTACTTTTAAATCATCAGTTCAACCTCATCAATCTTGTCCACTTGTTTATCCCGCAATGCTTCATCAATCATTTGGTCCAGGAAATACAAAAATGGGACCTCAGCAGCTGCGATTGTCTACTGACTCCACTAAAGCAGCAGCTCAAACTCACCATTCACAGAAACCAGCAACTCAACCTCAAGATGCACAGTCAGGCTTATTGATTGTCGATTGTGGAAAAGTGACAACTCAACCTCAAATGAAAAATAATACAGTTATGCAAGATAGGCACTTCAATCAAGCTTCTCAGCACCTGAAGCTTAGCAATTATGACACAGTTATGGAATTGCATAGTTATAGTGAGTTTATGGggttaccaccaccaccaaagaAGACTTATCAAAAACAGTCATTGACAAGCGTGAAACACTCTCTTCCGACTAGTCCACGACGACAAAAGCAGATATGCCGTCATTATGCTCAGGGCAGATGTTATTATGGAGACAACTGCAAATTTTCCCATGAATTGAGAGAGTTACAGTGA